DNA sequence from the Nisaea sediminum genome:
GTAGCCCGCATACATCAGGTTGAAGTCCTTATCCATGTCGAGACCGAGCCCGGCGAGCAGGACCCGATTGGAGCCGATCGTGCCGGAGCTCTGACCGCCCATGCCGGCCGGCTGCCCCTTGAGGGCGACGATGTCGTCCATCGTGCCGGTCTTCGCGAGATCGGTCGGCACGACGAAGTGCTCGATGTTCTGCCACAGCATGCTGATCGAACGGATGTTCTTCTGCGGCTCGGAGATCGGGCCGGTGCCGGTCTTCGCGTAGGCGCCGAACAGGCCCTGCAGGATCGCGAAATCGGCGGTGCCGGCGCCGAGCGCCTGCACATTCGCGCCGGAGCCGGCGGAATTGACCGCGGTCAGCGAGAACTTTTCCTTCGGCAGCAGCTTGACTTTGGTGAGCGTGGAAATCGCAGTTCCGACCGGGTGATAGGTGCCGCCGGTCGACGCGGTATTGAGGACGTAGTCCTTCTCGGCGGCATGAGCAAAGCCAGCAGCCATGGTGAATGCGACGCCCAGGGCGAGCGTTTTGAGGATTTTCATTCGTTGCCTCCCAGTTGATAACCTGTTGGGTCAATCAGAGAGGATGTAGATAGTGAATCCGGAAGCTTTGTGAACTGGTATTCGTAATTCTTCTCAAATGAGACCTTTCTCTCTTTTGCCTGGATCTGGGGATCCGGGCCGAAGACAAGGTTTAAAGAGCAGGGTTCATTTTCACGACGTGGAACCGGCCGTCTCGGCATCCCGGCTTACGCTGTCTGTCGGTGTCCCGAAGCTGTCGGGTTCACCCAGTCTGACCACTCGCGTTCAAGGGAGGAACAGCATGGATCGCGTTACCGGCGGGTGCCTCTGCGGCAAGGTCCGGATTGCAGCATCCGGACAGCCCTACAGGGTCGGCATGTGCCATTGCCTCGATTGCCGCAAACATCACGGAGCGCTGTTTCACGCCTCCGCGATCTTTCCCGCGGATGCGGTGTCGGTGGAGGGCGAGACACGCGACTTTCGGGGGCGGCATTTTTGTCCGGACTGCGGCTCGACCGTCTTCGGGCGGAGCGGCGACGAGATCGAAGTGAATCTCGGAAGCCTGGATGCGCCGGATCAATTCACACCGACCTACGAACTCTGGACCATCCGGCGCGAGGCCTGGCTGCCGCCGTTCCCGCTGGCGCGGCATTACGAGCGCGATCGTGAGTCAGGCGGGCGCACGGAGCCCTGAGCCCCGCGCAGCCTCCGTCAAAGCTCGTCGTCGGGTAGCACGCGCAGCGGCAGGATATCGCTGTTCGTCGTCAGGATCGGCGACGGATCGACGCGCACGCAGGCGCCGCCATAGCTCCCGCCGACCGAGAAGGTGCCGATCTGGACATATTTCCCGTCCAGTTTCGGCAGCGGGAAGAGTTCCTGGTAGATCTGGTCCTGCTCCTCGAAATTGCCCTCGGTCGCGG
Encoded proteins:
- a CDS encoding TAXI family TRAP transporter solute-binding subunit; this translates as MKILKTLALGVAFTMAAGFAHAAEKDYVLNTASTGGTYHPVGTAISTLTKVKLLPKEKFSLTAVNSAGSGANVQALGAGTADFAILQGLFGAYAKTGTGPISEPQKNIRSISMLWQNIEHFVVPTDLAKTGTMDDIVALKGQPAGMGGQSSGTIGSNRVLLAGLGLDMDKDFNLMYAGYGPTGAALANGQISAAGIPGGTPVGAITQLMAANEGKFTILDVTPEQAVKMDGDRKLWVPYTIPAGTYPGQTKDIQTVAQPNFLAVNDTVDENHVYMLTKTMFENLPFLQAIHPATKAMALDKALAGLPVPLHPGAQRFYEEAGLTIPDHLKAQ
- a CDS encoding GFA family protein, with product MDRVTGGCLCGKVRIAASGQPYRVGMCHCLDCRKHHGALFHASAIFPADAVSVEGETRDFRGRHFCPDCGSTVFGRSGDEIEVNLGSLDAPDQFTPTYELWTIRREAWLPPFPLARHYERDRESGGRTEP